From Flavobacterium arcticum, the proteins below share one genomic window:
- a CDS encoding carboxymuconolactone decarboxylase family protein produces the protein MKNFTVPTREEVSENNQAIFDNLKKGIGMVPNLYAYFTKSETALGDYLALQNRKTSLRPKEKEVVNLVVSQVNTCDYCLAAHTAIGKMNGFTDEQILEIRKGSASFDSKIDALAKFTKEITVNRGKASVATTEALLVAGYTETSLVDIILLIGDKTVSNFIYGAAQFPVDFPAAPALYGVEAV, from the coding sequence ATGAAAAATTTCACAGTTCCTACAAGAGAAGAAGTTTCTGAAAATAATCAAGCAATTTTCGATAACCTAAAAAAAGGTATTGGTATGGTACCTAACCTTTATGCATACTTTACTAAAAGTGAAACAGCATTAGGAGACTACCTTGCACTACAAAACAGAAAAACATCTTTAAGACCAAAAGAAAAAGAAGTTGTAAACCTTGTAGTAAGCCAAGTTAATACTTGTGACTATTGTCTTGCTGCTCATACTGCCATTGGAAAAATGAATGGCTTTACTGATGAACAAATACTAGAAATAAGAAAAGGAAGTGCTAGCTTTGATAGTAAAATAGATGCATTGGCTAAATTTACTAAAGAGATTACTGTAAATAGAGGTAAAGCATCAGTAGCAACTACCGAGGCACTACTTGTAGCAGGCTATACCGAAACTAGTCTTGTAGATATTATTTTACTAATAGGCGATAAAACAGTATCTAACTTTATTTATGGTGCTGCTCAGTTCCCTGTCGATTTTCCTGCTGCCCCAGCATTATATGGTGTAGAGGCTGTATAA
- a CDS encoding T9SS type A sorting domain-containing protein: MKKKLLSLTLILGVSVTSFGQLSKKVLFIGNSYTAVNNLPLMVSNMAINTGDVLIYDSNTPGGQRLINHAANTTTLNKINADEWDFVALQAQSQEPSWGQAQMEVELYPYAEQLSNAIRANNACSQPLFYMTWGRENGDANNCEFAPWVCTYEGMDDALRASYIYMAEQNNAEVAPAGAVWRYLRTNSPEINLYSGDGSHPSLAGTYAAACAFYTIIYKKDPALITWNSDLSDDVANTIRLAAKTIVFDAIDDWDYVANFNYTVNDNEVTFTYPHTSDDITWDFGDENNSINDNPVHTYNENGDFEVVLTINKCGRVHEFTKMININFLSLQNESINAVMLYPNPTTGNIYIKGLENKTFNVSIYTVLGQEIKHFDNVLNNTISVSDLSKGAYFLKIDYNNSFKTIKIVRQ; encoded by the coding sequence ATGAAAAAGAAATTACTTTCGCTAACCCTAATTTTAGGGGTTAGTGTTACATCATTTGGTCAATTATCAAAAAAAGTTTTATTTATAGGTAATAGCTATACAGCTGTTAATAATTTGCCTTTAATGGTAAGCAATATGGCGATTAATACAGGAGATGTTCTTATTTATGATTCGAACACTCCAGGGGGACAACGGCTTATAAACCATGCTGCTAATACAACAACTTTAAATAAAATAAATGCAGATGAATGGGATTTTGTAGCGTTACAAGCGCAAAGCCAAGAACCTTCTTGGGGACAGGCGCAAATGGAAGTAGAGCTTTACCCTTATGCAGAGCAGCTAAGTAATGCTATTAGAGCTAATAATGCATGCTCACAACCTTTGTTCTATATGACTTGGGGGAGAGAAAATGGAGATGCAAATAATTGTGAGTTTGCTCCATGGGTTTGTACCTATGAAGGTATGGATGATGCACTTAGGGCTTCTTATATTTATATGGCAGAACAAAACAATGCAGAAGTAGCCCCAGCGGGTGCTGTATGGCGTTATTTACGCACTAATAGTCCTGAAATTAATTTATATTCGGGAGATGGGTCTCATCCTTCATTAGCAGGTACTTATGCTGCCGCTTGTGCGTTTTATACTATAATTTATAAAAAAGATCCAGCATTGATTACATGGAATTCAGATTTGTCTGATGATGTTGCAAATACTATAAGGTTGGCAGCTAAAACAATAGTTTTTGATGCTATAGATGATTGGGATTATGTAGCAAACTTTAATTATACTGTAAATGATAACGAAGTAACATTTACTTACCCTCATACCTCAGACGATATCACTTGGGATTTTGGAGACGAAAATAATTCGATAAATGATAATCCAGTTCATACTTATAATGAAAATGGTGATTTTGAAGTTGTTTTAACGATCAATAAATGCGGAAGAGTTCATGAGTTTACAAAAATGATTAATATAAATTTTTTAAGCTTACAGAATGAAAGCATAAATGCAGTAATGCTATACCCAAACCCTACTACGGGTAATATTTATATTAAAGGATTAGAAAATAAAACGTTTAACGTTTCTATTTATACCGTATTAGGACAAGAAATTAAACATTTTGATAATGTTTTAAACAATACTATTTCTGTTTCAGATTTATCTAAAGGAGCTTATTTTTTAAAGATAGATTATAATAATTCTTTTAAAACAATAAAGATTGTAAGGCAGTAA